A single Numenius arquata chromosome 1, bNumArq3.hap1.1, whole genome shotgun sequence DNA region contains:
- the ELMOD1 gene encoding ELMO domain-containing protein 1 isoform X1, whose product MKHFLRMFVQVCLYFYCKCLWRCLKFVVRKLTGRCELQRICYNTKPGAARTMKIEASLKGSKSKRLQTSVSVHPDAIEKTIDDIMELKRINPDINPQLGVSLQACLLQIVGYRNLIAEVEKLRREPYDSENPQHEEMLLKLWKCLKPNSPLKARISKQWCEIGFQGDDPKTDFRGMGLLGLYNLVYFAEWDTEIAQQVLSDSLHPKYREVTKKELSQLSKAEWEKKKFDKAIGYSFAIVGINITDLAYNLLVSGALKTHFYNVAPEAPTLTHFQQTFCYLMHEFHKFWIEEDPLDIMEFNRVREKFHKRILKQLQNPEMALCPHFAASESLINM is encoded by the exons ATGAAACACTTCTTGAG gatgTTTGTCCAGGTATGCCTGTACTTCTACTGCAAATGCTTGTGGCGCTGCCTGAAATTTGTGGTCAGGAAACTAACAGGTCGATGTGAATTGCAAAGGATCTGTTACAATACCAAACCTGGAGCTGCCAGAACTATGAAAATAG AGGCATCACTGAAAGGTTCAAAAAGTAAG CGACTGCAAACTTCAGTAAGCGTTCACCCTGATGCTATTGAAAAAACAATAGATGACATCATGGAGCTGAAAAGGATTAATCCAGATATAAATCCACA GTTGGGAGTATCTCTCCAGGCATGCCTGCTGCAGATTGTGGGGTACAGAAATCTGATTGCAGAGGTTGAAAAGCTGCGCAGGGAGCCGTATGATTCGGAGAATCCACAACATGAAGAAATGCTTCTGAAG TTGTGGAAATGCTTGAAGCCCAATTCACCACTGAAAGCTCGGATTTCGAAGCAGTGGTGTGAAATCGGTTTCCAAGGTGATGATCCTAAAACAGACTTTAGAGGGATGGGTCTCCTGGGCTTATATAACTTGGT GTATTTTGCTGAATGGGACACTGAGATAGCTCAGCAGGTTCTTTCTGATTCTCTTCATCCTAAATACAG GGAAGTCACTAAGAAGGAactaag ccagTTGAGCAAAGCcgaatgggagaagaaaaagttTGATAAGGCAATTGG GTATTCTTTTGCTATCGTGGGCATTAACATAACAGACCTCGCATACAACTTGCTTGTGAGTGGAGCTCTGAAGACCCATTTCTACAATGTTGCTCCAGAAGCACCAACGCTAACTCACTTTCAGCAGACCTTCT GCTACTTGATGCATGAATTCCACAAATTCTGGATTGAAGAGGACCCGCTGGACATAATGGAGTTCAACCGTGTCAGAGAGAAATTTCACAAGCGAATCTTGAAACAGCTCCAGAACCCAGAGATGGCTCTGTGCCCTCATTTTGCTGCATCAGAAAGTTTAATCAATATGTAG
- the ELMOD1 gene encoding ELMO domain-containing protein 1 isoform X2 encodes MKHFLRMFVQVCLYFYCKCLWRCLKFVVRKLTGRCELQRICYNTKPGAARTMKIEASLKGSKSKRLQTSVSVHPDAIEKTIDDIMELKRINPDINPQLGVSLQACLLQIVGYRNLIAEVEKLRREPYDSENPQHEEMLLKLWKCLKPNSPLKARISKQWCEIGFQGDDPKTDFRGMGLLGLYNLVYFAEWDTEIAQQVLSDSLHPKYSQLSKAEWEKKKFDKAIGYSFAIVGINITDLAYNLLVSGALKTHFYNVAPEAPTLTHFQQTFCYLMHEFHKFWIEEDPLDIMEFNRVREKFHKRILKQLQNPEMALCPHFAASESLINM; translated from the exons ATGAAACACTTCTTGAG gatgTTTGTCCAGGTATGCCTGTACTTCTACTGCAAATGCTTGTGGCGCTGCCTGAAATTTGTGGTCAGGAAACTAACAGGTCGATGTGAATTGCAAAGGATCTGTTACAATACCAAACCTGGAGCTGCCAGAACTATGAAAATAG AGGCATCACTGAAAGGTTCAAAAAGTAAG CGACTGCAAACTTCAGTAAGCGTTCACCCTGATGCTATTGAAAAAACAATAGATGACATCATGGAGCTGAAAAGGATTAATCCAGATATAAATCCACA GTTGGGAGTATCTCTCCAGGCATGCCTGCTGCAGATTGTGGGGTACAGAAATCTGATTGCAGAGGTTGAAAAGCTGCGCAGGGAGCCGTATGATTCGGAGAATCCACAACATGAAGAAATGCTTCTGAAG TTGTGGAAATGCTTGAAGCCCAATTCACCACTGAAAGCTCGGATTTCGAAGCAGTGGTGTGAAATCGGTTTCCAAGGTGATGATCCTAAAACAGACTTTAGAGGGATGGGTCTCCTGGGCTTATATAACTTGGT GTATTTTGCTGAATGGGACACTGAGATAGCTCAGCAGGTTCTTTCTGATTCTCTTCATCCTAAATACAG ccagTTGAGCAAAGCcgaatgggagaagaaaaagttTGATAAGGCAATTGG GTATTCTTTTGCTATCGTGGGCATTAACATAACAGACCTCGCATACAACTTGCTTGTGAGTGGAGCTCTGAAGACCCATTTCTACAATGTTGCTCCAGAAGCACCAACGCTAACTCACTTTCAGCAGACCTTCT GCTACTTGATGCATGAATTCCACAAATTCTGGATTGAAGAGGACCCGCTGGACATAATGGAGTTCAACCGTGTCAGAGAGAAATTTCACAAGCGAATCTTGAAACAGCTCCAGAACCCAGAGATGGCTCTGTGCCCTCATTTTGCTGCATCAGAAAGTTTAATCAATATGTAG